The Medicago truncatula cultivar Jemalong A17 chromosome 4, MtrunA17r5.0-ANR, whole genome shotgun sequence genome includes a region encoding these proteins:
- the LOC112420857 gene encoding protein FAR1-RELATED SEQUENCE 5-like translates to MLSLSAKTITTSSLLPCLFFFASLSLSKLFSSHFLRHHKLGFQKITRLTFTSIELRSSFFMDKDTSTSFQIPQEYECVPNCDDELKPKIGQVFDTLQEGKIFYEKYALSIGFSVRSSSSTIDKNGVKRWKYFVCSKEGYLPNKTDDKEQSESIVKAKRRRALTREGCNANVVFKWVGEGKYEITRFHESHTHPLASPMKRPFLRSARKVNSSHKSLLLACSRANIGPSKAFHLLKEQRGGYENVGCTQRDLQNYSRDLKTLNKDSDAHVLIDYFRRKQEVNPSFYYAYEVGEEGRLKHVFWADGICRKNYSLFGDVVSFDTTYQTNKYHLIFAPFIGINHHRQSITFGVGLITNEKSDSFVWLFEKFLEAMGGHKPTLIITDQDPSMKVAIENIFDTSTHRLCMWHIMKKVSEKVGVSTNDNDEFNRSFKSCVWGSETPNEFEENWAFLMTRFELEKNKWLLHMFDIRSMWIPAYFKDTFMAGILRTTSRSESENSFYGNFLNPNVNLVEFWMRFDSAIEAQRHKELLADNNSIHSKPKLKLERGIERHARDVYTRENFYIFQHELWIACVDCGIENRKDEDGMEIFHIYDNSEINGKLREVVYNLSDHNANCSCKMFQAEGIPCRHILCVLKGKNFNEIPSKHIVNRWTKFANRTPIFDIADNVFEEDSKLISDVWNHLHSCVEKAGKDKERLLLVLNGAVNMEKQLDEFEGSSKRTRTDDLILGSNIPDEVEILSPQFAKTKGSGKRIKGGKEKTIEQQQKKARLCKACGEYVHHDSRNCPQRSSP, encoded by the exons ATGCTTTCTCTTTCTGCCAAAACCATCACTACTTCTTCCTTGCTTCCTTGTCTTTTCTTCTTTGCGTCCTTGTCTCTTTCAAAGCTGTTTTCATCGCATTTTCTGCGACATCacaaattagggttccaaaAAATCACGAGATTAACTTTCACTTCTATTGAGTTACGTTCATCATTCTTCATGGACAAAGATACATCAACTTCTTTTCAAATTCCTCAG gaaTATGAATGTGTGCCAAACTGTGATGATGAATTAAAGCCTAAGATTGGACAAGTATTTGACACGTTACAAGAAGGTAAAATTTTTTACGAAAAATACGCACTCTCTATCGGATTTAGTGTGCGTTCATCATCATCGACTATAGATAAAAACGGCGTGAAGCGTTGGAAGTATTTTGTTTGCTCGAAAGAGGGTTATTTGCCAAATAAGACGGATGATAAGGAGCAAAGTGAATCTATTGTCAAGGCTAAAAGAAGAAGGGCTTTAACAAGAGAAGGATGCAATGCAAATGTTGTTTTTAAATGGGTGGGGGAAGGTAAGTATGAGATAACTCGATTTCATGAAAGCCATACACATCCACTTGCTTCACCTATGAAGAGACCGTTTCTAAGGTCTGCAAGGAAAGTGAATTCAAGTCACAAAAGCTTATTACTTGCATGTAGTAGAGCAAATATTGGACCTTCAAAAGCTTTCCACTTATTAAAAGAACAACGTGGGGGTTATGAAAATGTTGGATGCACGCAGAGAGATCTTCAAAACTATTCCAGAGATTTAAAGACTTTGAATAAAGATTCTGATGCACATGTTTTGATAGACTACTTTAGAAGGAAGCAAGAAGTTAATCCATCCTTTTATTATGCGTATGAGGTAGGTGAAGAAGGCCGACTGAAGCATGTTTTTTGGGCAGATGGTATTTGTAGGAAAAATTATTCCTTATTTGGAGATGTGGTTTCATTTGATACTACatatcaaacaaataaatatcatttgatTTTTGCACCTTTCATTGGGATAAACCATCATCGACAATCTATTACCTTCGGAGTAGGACTTATAACAAATGAGAAAAGTGATTCATTTGTATGGTTGTTTGAAAAGTTTTTGGAAGCAATGGGTGGACATAAGCCAACACTTATAATAACCGATCAAGATCCTTCCATGAAAGTGGctatagaaaatatttttgatactTCTACTCATAGATTGTGCATGTGGCATATCATGAAAAAAGTTTCTGAAAAAGTAGGTGTTTCCACGAACGACAATGATGAGTTTAACAGAAGCTTCAAGTCATGTGTTTGGGGTTCAGAGACACCAAATGAGTTTGAAGAGAATTGGGCGTTTTTGATGACAAGGTTTGAGTTAGAAAAGAATAAATGGTTGTTACATATGTTTGATATTCGAAGCATGTGGATCCCAGCATACTTCAAAGACACTTTTATGGCTGGGATATTGAGAACAACATCAAGATCAGAAAGTGAGAATTCTTTTTATGGTAATTTCCTGAATCCTAATGTTAACTTGGTTGAATTTTGGATGAGGTTTGATTCAGCAATAGAAGCGCAACGGCATAAGGAGTTACTGGCTGATAATAACTCAATTCATTCTAAACCGAAACTAAAGTTGGAACGTGGTATAGAGAGGCATGCAAGAGATGTGTATACTCGTGAgaacttttatatatttcaacatGAATTATGGATTGCATGCGTGGATTGTGGGATTGAAAATAGGAAAGATGAAGATGGGATGGAAATATttcatatatatgataatagTGAGATCAACGGTAAACTTCGAGAAGTTGTGTATAACTTGTCCGATCACAATGCAAATTGCTCATGCAAAATGTTTCAGGCTGAAGGAATACCTTGTAGACACATACTTTGTGTTTTAAAGggaaaaaatttcaatgaaaTACCAAGTAAGCACATTGTGAATAGGTGGACTAAGTTTGCAAACAGAACACCTATTTTTGACATAGCTGACAATGTCTTTGAAGAAGATAGCAAACTCATTTCTGATGTGTGGAACCACTTACATAGTTGTGTGGAGAAGGCTGGGAAAGATAAGGAAAGATTGCTTCTTGTGTTAAATGGGGCTGTTAACATGGAAAAACAATTGGACGAATTTGAAGGGAGTTCTAAGAGAACAAGGACAGATGATTTGATTCTTGGGTCCAATATTCCTGACGAAGTAGAAATCCTTTCACCACAATTTGCAAAGACTAAGGGTAGTGGTAAAAGAATCAAAGGTGGCAAAGAGAAGACTattgaacaacaacaaaaaaaagcaaGACTTTGTAAGGCATGCGGTGAGTATGTGCATCATGACAGCCGCAATTGTCCCCAAAGATCATCTCCATAA